The Juglans regia cultivar Chandler chromosome 2, Walnut 2.0, whole genome shotgun sequence genome includes a window with the following:
- the LOC108995486 gene encoding activating signal cointegrator 1, translated as METPGQWLEKALVDLCQRIETGLGLGMDKDMISGLVSYCELAHPQDAKEYLDNIIGQEAGRSVIEEYLRLRGHSDVSSSSLDVPTTKLQAYVKPRSDEVSIGGNKKPSRTSKVLSVPSSQSEPKKHIASSSQESQKGNQVNSKKKKAGKVVSLAEAAKGSIVFQQGKPCSCQARRHRLVSNCLSCGKIVCEQEGEGPCSFCGSLVLMEGSTYAGLDESLPPLSDAEAAAEAYAKRLVEYDRNSAARTTVIDDQSDYYEIEGNSWLSMEEKELLRKKREEIEEAEQAKRNKVVVTFDLLGRKVLLNEDEVSEIESENRILRPRDEREVNRIKPNPSIRVQPVFLDPGSTKKPDKGKQPNKGLTKGLCLEITGRVQHDSNEFRYFLKDRQVATA; from the exons ATGGAGACGCCGGGACAATGGTTAGAGAAGGCGCTGGTGGATCTATGTCAAAGGATAGAGACGGGTCTGGGTCTGGGAATGGATAAGGATATGATATCGGGCTTGGTCTCCTACTGCGAGCTCGCTCATCCCCAAGATGCTAAAGAGTACCTTGAC AATATTATAGGCCAGGAAGCCGGCAGAAGTGTGATTGAAGAATATTTACGGCTGAGAGGTCACTCAGATGTCAGCAGCAGTTCTCTGGATGTTCCAACTACAAAATTACAAGCCTATGTCAAACCCCGCTCGGATGAAGTCTCTATTGGTGGAAACAAGAAACCATCCAGAACATCAAAAGTGCTCTCAGTCCCTAGTTCTCAGTCAGAACCGAAAAAGCATATAGCGTCCAGTTCTCAGGAAAGCCAGAAAGGGAACCAAGTTAATTCTAAAAAGAAGAAAGCTGGGAAGGTTGTTTCACTTGCAGAGGCTGCCAAAGGGTCAATTGTGTTTCAGCAGGGAAAACCATGCTCATGCCAAGCCCGTCGCCATAGACTGGTAAGCAATTGTTTGTCTTGTGGAAAGATAGTTTGTGAACAAGAGGGAGAAGGGCCTTGCAGTTTCTGCGGTTCCCTTGTGCTGATGGAAGGGAGCACATATGCTGGTCTAGATGAAAGTTTGCCTCCCCTATCAGATGCTGAAGCAGCAGCTGAAGCTTATGCAAAGAGACTCGTTGAATATGACCGGAACTCCGCAGCACGTACAACAGTTATTGATGATCAGAGTGACTATTATGAAATAGAGGGGAACAGCTGGTTGTCTATGGAG GAAAAGGAACTTCTAAGGAAGAAACGAGAGGAGATTGAAGAAGCTGAACAGGCCAAACGAAATAAAGTGGTTGTGACTTTTGACTTGCTTGGCCGCAAG GTTCTTTTAAACGAAGATGAAGTTTCAGAAATAGAATCAGAGAACAGAATTTTACGGCCACGTGATGAAAGAGAAGTGAACCGGATTAAACCAAACCCAAGTATTAGAGTTCAACCAGTCTTCTTGGACCCAGGCTCCACCAAGAAGCCTGATAAAGGTAAACAACCGAACAAGGGCCTAACCAAAGGCTTGTGCTTGGAGATAACAGGGAGGGTGCAGCATGATAGCAATGAATTTAGATATTTCCTGAAGGACAGGCAAGTGGCGACAGCCTAA
- the LOC108995418 gene encoding pentatricopeptide repeat-containing protein At1g74600, chloroplastic encodes MNSLIGQNLGKKFPSFASRLVSSLAVVENSSNFLAEQGQNLTPFDPFLFFREHRKSGKCGVRVAKFIHTQLLKSAALHSNIFVANSLLDWYCKYAGMVDALLLFDTMARPNVISWNILISGYNQDHLFEDSWKIFCRMHSLGFEPNEITYGSVLSACTAFQAPIFGKQVYSLAMKNGFFSNGYVRTGMIDLFSKNFSFEDALGVFHDVFCENVVCWNAIISGAVKNGENRVALDLFREMCSGSFLPNSYTFSSILGACAALEELDVGKGVQGWVIKCGAGDVFVETAIVDLYAKCGLMEEAVEEFLQMPIRNVVSWTTVISGFVKKEDSICALKFFKDMRELGVEINNYTVTSVVTACAKPAMIEEAIQVHSWILKAGFYLDEAVGAALINMYSKIGEFDLSVLVFKDIGSLKNPGVWVAMISASAQNQNPGEALEIFRKMLQESVRLDKFCISSLLSVIGCLNLGRQIHCYSLKTGLVSDVSVGSALLTMYSKSGSLKESHKVFEQILERDNVSWASMIAGFAEHGCADQAIKLFGEMLLEEIVPDQMTLTATLTACSALRSLRKGKEIHGYALRIGVGKDVVVGGALVTLYSKCGTLELAKSVFDMLPQKDQVACSSLISSYAQNGYIEKALMLFFDMLMADLAIDSFTVSSVLGAVALLNRSDIGTQMHALITKMGLDSDVSVGSSLVTMYSKCGSIEGCRKAFDQIEKPDLIGWTAMIVSYAQHGKGTEALSLYELMRKEGIKPDAVTFVGVLSACSHNGLVEEAYIHLNSMAKDHGIEPGYRHYACMVDLLGRSGRLKEAESFINDMPIKPDALVWGTLLAACKVHGDIELGKLAAKKVMELEPCDAGAYVSFSNICADVGQWEEVLKIRSLMKGTGVKKEPGWSFV; translated from the coding sequence ATGAATTCTCTCATCGGCCAAAACTTGGGGAAAAAATTCCCGAGTTTCGCTTCCAGACTCGTATCCTCGCTTGCTGTTGTTGAAAACTCGTCAAATTTTCTCGCTGAACAAGGACAAAATCTCACTCCTTTTGACCCGTTTCTGTTCTTCCGTGAGCATAGAAAATCAGGAAAGTGCGGCGTCAGAGTTGCAAAATTTATACATACCCAGTTGCTTAAATCAGCTGCATTACACTCTAACATCTTTGTCGCGAACTCTTTACTCGACTGGTATTGTAAATATGCGGGCATGGTTGATGCACTCCTGTTGTTCGATACAATGGCTCGCCCAAATGTTATTTCATGGAATATCCTTATTTCGGGTTATAATCAAGATCATTTATTCGAGGATTCGTGGAAGATTTTCTGTAGGATGCATTCATTGGGTTTCGAGCCCAATGAGATTACCTATGGGAGTGTCCTTTCAGCTTGTACTGCTTTTCAGGCCCCTATATTCGGTAAGCAGGTCTATTCACTTGCTATGAAAAATGGCTTCTTTTCGAATGGTTATGTACGGACTGGAATGATAGATTTGTTCTCGAAAAATTTCAGCTTCGAGGATGCCTTGGGGGTGTTTCATGATGTTTTCTGTGAGAATGTCGTCTGTTGGAATGCTATTATTTCTGGGGCCGTTAAAAATGGAGAGAACCGGGTTGCTTTGGATCTTTTTCGCGAAATGTGTTCTGGATCATTTCTGCCAAATAGTTACACATTTTCAAGCATTTTAGGTGCTTGTGCTGCTCTTGAAGAACTTGATGTCGGAAAAGGAGTTCAAGGATGGGTGATTAAATGTGGTGCAGGAGATGTCTTTGTGGAAACTGCTATAGTTGACTTGTATGCCAAGTGCGGACTTATGGAAGAAGCTGTTGAAGAGTTCTTGCAGATGCCGATACGCAATGTGGTTTCTTGGACTACTGTTATCTCTGGTTTTGTGAAGAAGGAAGATTCTATTTGTGCCCTCAAGTTTTTCAAAGATATGAGAGAATTGGGTGTAGAAATAAACAACTACACTGTCACTAGTGTAGTTACTGCATGTGCTAAGCCGGCCATGATTGAAGAGGCAATCCAAGTCCATTCCTGGATATTAAAAGCTGGTTTCTATTTGGATGAAGCAGTGGGGGCTGCTTTGATCAACATGTACTCTAAAATAGGAGAGTTTGATCTATCTGTGTTGGTCTTCAAAGACATTGGAAGTCTAAAGAATCCCGGTGTCTGGGTTGCAATGATATCTGCTTCTGCTCAGAATCAGAATCCTGGAGAAGCACTAGAAATATTTAGGAAGATGTTACAAGAAAGTGTGAGACTAGATAAGTTTTGTATTTCTAGTCTTTTGAGCGTTATAGGCTGTTTAAACTTGGGGAGACAGATCCATTGCTACTCTCTTAAAACCGGATTAGTCTCTGATGTTTCAGTAGGCAGTGCGCTTCTCACAATGTACTCAAAGAGTGGTAGTTTGAAGGAATCCCACAAAGTCTTTGAGCAAATTCTTGAAAGAGACAATGTTTCATGGGCTTCAATGATTGCTGGTTTTGCAGAACATGGATGTGCTGATCAAGCCATTAAGTTATTTGGAGAAATGCTGCTTGAAGAAATTGTACCTGATCAGATGACCTTAACTGCAACCTTAACTGCATGTTCCGCCCTTCGTTCTTTACGGAAAGGTAAAGAAATTCATGGTTATGCTCTTCGTATTGGAGTTGGGAAAGATGTAGTTGTTGGTGGTGCACTTGTGACCTTGTACTCAAAATGTGGTACCCTAGAATTGGCAAAAAGTGTGTTTGATATGCTACCTCAAAAGGACCAAGTTGCATGCTCTTCTTTGATTTCAAGTTATGCCCAAAATGGATACATTGAAAAGGCCCTTATGCTGTTCTTTGATATGCTCATGGCTGATTTGGCCATTGACTCTTTCACGGTTTCATCTGTGTTGGGTGCCGTTGCACTTTTGAATAGATCAGATATTGGAACTCAAATGCATGCCCTCATCACGAAAATGGGTTTGGATTCAGATGTTTCTGTTGGAAGTTCACTGGTGACAATGTACTCAAAATGTGGAAGCATAGAAGGATGCCGCAAAGCATTTGATCAGATAGAGAAGCCTGATTTGATTGGTTGGACAGCTATGATTGTCAGCTATGCTCAACATGGGAAAGGTACTGAGGCTTTAAGTTTATATGAGCTTATGAGGAAAGAAGGAATTAAACCAGATGCAGTGACCTTTGTTGGGGTTTTATCTGCTTGTAGTCATAATGGATTGGTTGAAGAAGCCTATATCCATCTTAATTCGATGGCAAAAGACCATGGGATTGAACCTGGTTATCGTCATTATGCCTGCATGGTTGATCTTCTTGGTCGATCAGGGAGATTGAAAGAGGCTGAAAGCTTCATTAATGACATGCCTATCAAACCTGATGCTTTGGTTTGGGGAACCCTACTGGCTGCCTGCAAAGTACATGGAGATATTGAACTTGGGAAGCTAGCAGCCAAAAAGGTTATGGAGTTAGAGCCATGTGATGCCGGAGCTTATGTTTCCTTCTCAAACATCTGTGCAGATGTGGGCCAATGGGAAGAAGTCCTGAAGATTAGAAGCCTGATGAAGGGAACTGGGGTGAAGAAGGAACCTGGCTGGAGCTTTGTGTGA